Below is a window of Culturomica massiliensis DNA.
AAGTTCATCCATGCCGACACTTTTGGTAACATCTTTGCCGGTAGCCGGCTTATTGTAGTTGTAATGCTGTTTTTTGTCTCCTTCTATCGCCTTGATAATACGTTTGCTCGGAGCCGTTTCCGGACTATTGTTTATCAGCTCGGGGTTGCTGGTTTTCTCCAGGTCTTTTTTCAGCTGTTCGCAGCGTTTCTCACAACCGGGGTAACGCTTTGCCAGATAGTCAATACCGCAAAAGAGCAGAGCTTCAAATTCATGCAGCTGAATATAGGGAATGAAACGACTATCGTTGATTGCTTCAGCAAACGCCGTTTCCAATGCTGCGACACGGGCGTAAGGCTCACCGATTGCTTTGGCTGCTTCATAACCGGGAAAATCATCCGGCAATGCGTAGAGGTCGAACATCGTTGTGAAAACATGACGTTCGTATTCGCCGTCCATCTTCATTTTCCGCAACAGTTCTAGGTCTGTCACCGCCTGAGCATAGCTCAGCATTCCACCACGGGCATTCTTTTTCTTGTTAGTGGTAATCAGGATGCTTTTTACACCTGCCACACCTTGCGCTTGCAGGTAGGGACGCAACACTTCCTCCACAAATCCCTGTTCCGTCTGTCCCTCACAAAGGACATGAATAATCTTCGCTTTCATACGGGACGTCCTCCTATGATGTTTTTGTCCCAAAGTTCGCTCACCGTATAGTTCTGAAGCCAAAGATGATATTCTTTGGCGTCAAGGTGAGTGACAGAGGTTGCCTGCGTTTCCTTGTTCATTTCCACCACAGAGATATCGCCGATGTCGAAATGATCGACCAAATCCTTGCTCTGCGTGGCAATAATGACCTGTGCGTGTATGGACGCATCCTTAATCATTTCTGCCAGCTGGCTGATGGCATAGGGATGCAAGCCAAGTTCCGGTTCATCCAAAATGATGACGTTGGGCATTGTCTGGGCAGGCTGCAGAAGCAAGGCGGCCAGGGCAATGAAACGGATAGATCCGTCGGAGAACTGGTAGGCATTGAAACGATAGTCCGTGGCAGAATTATCTATCCACCGGAGAGAAATGATACCACCCACGGGCTCCAGATAGAAGTCCTGGAACTGGGGAACTACGTCACGGACATAGTCAACAATCCGGTTGTAGGCATCCTTGTAGTTCTCCCGCAGGAACAGCAGGAAAGAAGGCAGATTGTTTCCGTGCGACTGGAGGTAATTGGCCGTCTCGACGGGACAAGCCTGACGTAGCGGCCCCTCTGTCGATGAATCGTGAAACTGATATACCTTGCAGTAAGAAAGCATCTGGAAAATAGTTTTGGCAACCGGATCCTCACACTCTGCGAGAGCGGACTCCTTGAAATTCGGTTCCAGTGCTATCTCATAGGGCTTTTTCTCCCCCTTGCGATGCCATGTAATCCGCTCTTCCGTGATAATCAGCCTGTCGGGAGTGGCATTGGCCAATGAAAAGCCATAAACATCCATGGAATTGCTGTCGGCAAACTTCAGTTCTCCGGACATGACCGGTGTCCGTTTAATGCCGTAATGCAGCAAGGCATGAGACGTGCCCGATATTTCCACATATCTCCCGAATGACTTGCTCATCATGTAGCTCAGCATCCGGAAAAAACTGATGATATTGCTCTTGCCTGCACCGTTGGCACCCAACAAGATGCTGACATCACCCAGCTTCAAGGTCACAGGTCTGTCATAGGCTATGGATTTATATCCTCTGATCGTGACTTCTTGTAATTTAGTCCTTTGGTATGTCTTTGCCATTATCGTCATATTATTGATTGAATTACAAAAATAACCATAAATCCCAATACGAACGAAGGAATGCTCAAAAAACTATAGAGTTAATTTGTCCGGAGTCTGAAGGCATAAATAAGAAATCTGTTTTTCTTTTTAGCTAGGTCGGATTTTCAGTTCTGCTATGTGTTTCTTCTTCTCCAAGCCCTTTGTGGTAAATCCTTCACATCGAAATGGGAAAAAGACGTGCAGAACAAGCGGAACACTCGGTAAATGCCGGGATTCCTGAATGAGGGATAAAAAGTGAAACGCCTGCCAATGATAACAAAACCAGCAGGCGTCATTTATTATATTTTGTCATTTTACGAATGTGACATCTCCTTCCACAACTTCCCAGTCGTCGATTTCAGCTCCTATTCCCGGTGTGCGAAGCCCGTCCGTACCGAGTATAAGCGAGATTTGACATTCCTGTCCCGCTTTGAAATTCGGAATGGACAGGTAATCATAGACCATTTCATTCAAGTGAACTTGGATGAAAGGCTCTACCGGGCTGTAGTCTAACGGCAAGGTGGCAATGTAATGTCCGTCGCCGGTATGGTCTTCCGCAGCCACAGACAAGAAGTTACCGTTGCCGTCCATACAATTGAGCCAAATGTCTGCCTCTGTTATGCTGCCGATGTCTTTGTCCGCCTGCAATACGACATTCACCTTCGGTACTAACATATTTCTTCTGGTGAATGTGTCAAGAAAATACAAAAGTTACAACCGAACATTAAGTGTTTGCGTTATACGCATACACGCTTTTCCGTCACCGTAAGGATTAATGGCTTTACTCATTTGCTCATAAGCAGATGCATCATCCAATAAAATCGATACCTCGGAGACAATTTTGTTATAATCGGTTCCTACCAATTTTACCGTTCCTGCATCCAACGCCTCCGGACGTTCGGTGGTGTCACGCATCACCAGTACCGGTTTGCCTAACCCCGGAGCCTCTTCCTGAATACCACCGCTGTCGGTAAGGACAAGGGTCACTTTTTCCATCAGGAACACGAAACTCAGATATTCCAATGGTTCGATAAAGAACATATTTCCCAAACTATTCAAATTCTCCCCGAATACTTCATGGATAGGTTTGCGGACATTGGGGTTCAAGTGCATCGGATAGACAAAGTCCACATATGGATATTTTGCCGTCAGATCCTTAATGGCTGTGCACATGCTGATGAATCCGTCTCCGAAATTTTCACGTCGGTGTCCGGTTATCAAAACGAGTTTCTTGCCATCAGCAAGCCGTGAGGTATCGTAACCCGCTTTTTCCAGCACCCCGGCAAGTTCTTGTTGTAGAGCTCCGTCAGTCTTTATTTTATCAACAACGATATGAAGGGCATCGATGACCGTATTCCCTGTTACGGTTATCTTGTCCTCCTGCACACCTTCCGTCAACAGATTTTTCTTGCTTAAAGCGGTCGGAGAAAAGTGATAGGTGGCAATGCGCCCTGTTATTTGTCTGTTCATCTCCTCCGGCCAAGGGCTGTATATGTTGTGGGTACGCAGGCCCGCTTCTACATGACCTACAGGGATCTGCTGATAGAAAGCTGCGAGTGCGGCGGCAGTAGAAGTGGTTGTGTCACCGTGCACCAATACCACATCAGGTTTCGCCTTGTTCAACACATCACGCATCCCGGTCAGCACACGGGCGGTTACATCATACAGATCTTGCCCCTGCTTCATGATGTTCAAGTCATAATTCGGCTTGATATCGAATATCTGCAACACCTGATCGAGCATTTCACGATGCTGCCCCGTCACGCAGACGATTGTTTCAAAGTCTGCTGATTTTTTTTGGAACTCCTTCACCAACGGAGCCATCTTAATGGCCTCCGGACGAGTCCCGAAGACCAGCATTACCTTCTTCATTGTTCTATAATTTTTTAGTTATCAGCCACCAGGCATACTTTATCAAGTGAATTTGCCGTTTTATTCTTTTCGGTTCTTTGAGCAACCGATAGGCAAATTCAAGATTGTGGTTCACCCACCATTTAGGAGCCCTTTCCACATGGCCAGTATATACATCGAAGCTGCCGCCTAATCCTTGAAAGATGGCTTTGTGTCTATGCTGTATTTCTTCCATCAGTAATTCCTGTTTAGGAGACCCCATAGCCACAAATACCACATCAGGTCTTTTTTCGGTTATGTCTTTTATAAGTCTTTCCCGTTCCTCGTTTGCCTTGATATATCCATCCCGATAACCGATAATGTGAATCCCTGCATATTCTTTACGCAGTTTAGACACAGTTTCTTCTATGATTTGAGGTTTACCACCTATCAAATAAAAAGTCTTTTCTCTATAAAATTGAGCTACAATTTTGAGCCACAACTCACAACCGGGAATTTTACACGCATTTTCAAAACCTTTTTGTTTGAGAGCCATTTGTGCGCCGGCTCCATCGCAATACCCTATGTTCCGATTGATAATTCCTCGTGTCTGATCTGTAGCATGTAAAATTTTCTCAGCATTTATGGCTACTAATATGCCCTTATTATCGTTTACAAAAGACAACAAAGACTGTTCGGAATCGAACGGATATATTTCGACTCCGTTTAAAGAAACTTTATTCATTTATGTTGGAAATTTTATATTGCGAGTAAATAATGCGACATTGCATTAAACATAAATGCATTACTCCATCGCATATACGAGATTTTAGAACTGATGCCAGGTTTTAATTGGTAGTAGAAATACCCCTTTTTATCTTGCATATTTCGGATTGTCCATTGCAATACTTTTTTGGCAAGTTCCTCATATTTTTTCATCTTATGTAGGCGGGTCAATGTTATCAATAGCTGCCCTGGACAATGGATGTCAATAGGATACATTCGGTTATCATAATATTTAGGAGTTCCGTCCGCTTCGAAAAAATGATTGACATAGTAGTCGAAACCTTTTTCGATGTAACCATTGAAAGCATGATCCTCTGTCAACTCTTGATAAGCGATCAGCGCATCTAAATTATATCCTGTATGAAAGCTGTCTACCCAATTCTGTACGGGGAGCATTCCATATACCCAAGCCCCGTCTTCCCGTTGCCCGGAACAACAGGCTTTAATGGATAGCTCCGCTAGTCTTTTGTATTCCTCCTGTTGTGTATAATAAAAACAATAACTCAACAATCGAGAACCGAGCAGCGAAGCATTGAACACAGTGTCATTACCCTCTAACGGACTATAAGAAAAGAGAAAGCCACCATTATACGGCGTGCGATGCAAATCTTTTATTACAAAATCCGCTGCACTTAATGCAATCTCCAAATAGTGTTTGTTCCTAGTTATTTCATATGCCTGCATCAGTGCCGTGGCACAGAAATTTGTAGCAACTACTGTGGGCGTGAATTTGGGAAAAAGAAACAGACGGCGTGCCTGCCAATCGAAGTTATACCCCCAGCAAGCACCGCTGTAGCCTTTAGATTGTAAGGATATAAGCAACTCTGCCAATTCTTCAATCCGAGCCTTTATCATCTCCAACGTTCCCATTTTTTCGGATAATTGCGGATGATTTTCCACAACTTTATACAGATTGCAATATCCGGACAAGAACAGCCCGATACCTTTTGCGTTATACTCTTTCGGAACGAAAGCCATCCGTCTCATATTGAAAGGGCAACGCTTGAAACCTTGTATGACCATCAATCTGCACAATACAGACTTTTTCAGCAGCGGAATTGCCTGAAAAATTTTAGAGTTGAGACCATCATACGGATCCCAACCCTTGAAATGTTCAGTCTCACAATAAATTTTTAGCTTATAAAAAGCATCTGCAATATCATTCATTGGTGTTATTCATTTTGTCAAGAATGGCATACGGCCATCTTTATACTTTGGGTTTGTCTCAATCGCATAATCAAGATTCTTTCTCCAGCCAATAATCTTTGCCGGACATCCTGCTACAATAGCACCTTTGGGAACACTTCGGTTGACAAATGAATTTCCAGCGATTACCACATCATCTTCTATTACAACAGGGCCAGCAATAATAACATTAGGTCCCACCCAAACATTATTCTTTAGACAAGGAACTTCTTTATATGGAAACTGCCGTACAGTAGAAAATCGCAATCCTAATACGCAATTTTCTCCGATTTCTGTTCCCGGTATTAAGACAGTGCTAATCCCTTTGCACACACAGTATGACCCTTTTCCTATTTTTGAATCAGCGGTTATTTTTGAATTGAAAATGAGAAAAATCAATAGTTGTACGATTTTGGGCAAAACCGGAATATGGCGTTCAAATAGCCAACGTTCTACCCTATAGAATGATATAATGTCCATATGAATTAATCCTACCGTTTTCTTATAAATTTTGCGGGATTTCCTGCCCAAACTTCATTGGCTGGTATATCTTTGGTCACAACAGAACCTGCTCCAATTATAGCTCGCTCTCCAATTGTTACAGGTTTTACCACCAAAGTATTCATTCCGAGATAGGCGCCTTTGCAGATATGAACCTTCCCCCTGTCGTAACTTCCAGTATTAGGATTCATGAAATGTGTTACTATTTTCACCCCCGATGTCAAACGAACACCTTCTTCGATAAAAATATCTTGTGGATAATTTGTGTCAAATATGACGCCCTCACCGATAAACGTTCTTTTGGGGCTGATTATCTGCACTCCACC
It encodes the following:
- a CDS encoding DUF4276 family protein — translated: MKAKIIHVLCEGQTEQGFVEEVLRPYLQAQGVAGVKSILITTNKKKNARGGMLSYAQAVTDLELLRKMKMDGEYERHVFTTMFDLYALPDDFPGYEAAKAIGEPYARVAALETAFAEAINDSRFIPYIQLHEFEALLFCGIDYLAKRYPGCEKRCEQLKKDLEKTSNPELINNSPETAPSKRIIKAIEGDKKQHYNYNKPATGKDVTKSVGMDELRARCSHFNEWIEKLIDC
- a CDS encoding AAA family ATPase; this encodes MAKTYQRTKLQEVTIRGYKSIAYDRPVTLKLGDVSILLGANGAGKSNIISFFRMLSYMMSKSFGRYVEISGTSHALLHYGIKRTPVMSGELKFADSNSMDVYGFSLANATPDRLIITEERITWHRKGEKKPYEIALEPNFKESALAECEDPVAKTIFQMLSYCKVYQFHDSSTEGPLRQACPVETANYLQSHGNNLPSFLLFLRENYKDAYNRIVDYVRDVVPQFQDFYLEPVGGIISLRWIDNSATDYRFNAYQFSDGSIRFIALAALLLQPAQTMPNVIILDEPELGLHPYAISQLAEMIKDASIHAQVIIATQSKDLVDHFDIGDISVVEMNKETQATSVTHLDAKEYHLWLQNYTVSELWDKNIIGGRPV
- the wecB gene encoding non-hydrolyzing UDP-N-acetylglucosamine 2-epimerase encodes the protein MKKVMLVFGTRPEAIKMAPLVKEFQKKSADFETIVCVTGQHREMLDQVLQIFDIKPNYDLNIMKQGQDLYDVTARVLTGMRDVLNKAKPDVVLVHGDTTTSTAAALAAFYQQIPVGHVEAGLRTHNIYSPWPEEMNRQITGRIATYHFSPTALSKKNLLTEGVQEDKITVTGNTVIDALHIVVDKIKTDGALQQELAGVLEKAGYDTSRLADGKKLVLITGHRRENFGDGFISMCTAIKDLTAKYPYVDFVYPMHLNPNVRKPIHEVFGENLNSLGNMFFIEPLEYLSFVFLMEKVTLVLTDSGGIQEEAPGLGKPVLVMRDTTERPEALDAGTVKLVGTDYNKIVSEVSILLDDASAYEQMSKAINPYGDGKACMRITQTLNVRL
- a CDS encoding WecB/TagA/CpsF family glycosyltransferase; this encodes MNKVSLNGVEIYPFDSEQSLLSFVNDNKGILVAINAEKILHATDQTRGIINRNIGYCDGAGAQMALKQKGFENACKIPGCELWLKIVAQFYREKTFYLIGGKPQIIEETVSKLRKEYAGIHIIGYRDGYIKANEERERLIKDITEKRPDVVFVAMGSPKQELLMEEIQHRHKAIFQGLGGSFDVYTGHVERAPKWWVNHNLEFAYRLLKEPKRIKRQIHLIKYAWWLITKKL
- a CDS encoding glycoside hydrolase family 88 protein, which gives rise to MNDIADAFYKLKIYCETEHFKGWDPYDGLNSKIFQAIPLLKKSVLCRLMVIQGFKRCPFNMRRMAFVPKEYNAKGIGLFLSGYCNLYKVVENHPQLSEKMGTLEMIKARIEELAELLISLQSKGYSGACWGYNFDWQARRLFLFPKFTPTVVATNFCATALMQAYEITRNKHYLEIALSAADFVIKDLHRTPYNGGFLFSYSPLEGNDTVFNASLLGSRLLSYCFYYTQQEEYKRLAELSIKACCSGQREDGAWVYGMLPVQNWVDSFHTGYNLDALIAYQELTEDHAFNGYIEKGFDYYVNHFFEADGTPKYYDNRMYPIDIHCPGQLLITLTRLHKMKKYEELAKKVLQWTIRNMQDKKGYFYYQLKPGISSKISYMRWSNAFMFNAMSHYLLAI
- a CDS encoding serine O-acetyltransferase, with product MDIISFYRVERWLFERHIPVLPKIVQLLIFLIFNSKITADSKIGKGSYCVCKGISTVLIPGTEIGENCVLGLRFSTVRQFPYKEVPCLKNNVWVGPNVIIAGPVVIEDDVVIAGNSFVNRSVPKGAIVAGCPAKIIGWRKNLDYAIETNPKYKDGRMPFLTK
- a CDS encoding acyltransferase, producing MNILRIKKLIFLHLQHLPMKSRAWRPLVCKWGGVQIISPKRTFIGEGVIFDTNYPQDIFIEEGVRLTSGVKIVTHFMNPNTGSYDRGKVHICKGAYLGMNTLVVKPVTIGERAIIGAGSVVTKDIPANEVWAGNPAKFIRKR